The Comamonas piscis region CCACCCAGAGCTGGTCGGGCACCAGGAACAGCAGCTGCGTGCCCGAGGCCACGTACTGGCCCTGGCGCACGGAGGCCTCGCTGATCTGGCCATCACGCGGCGCACGCACCACCGTGTTGTCCAGGTCGATCTTGGCGAGGCCCAGCTGGGCTTCGGCGCCCTTCACCTGGGCTTCCAGGCTGGCGCGTGCCACCTGGGTGGATTTGATGCTTTGCTCGCCGATGCGGATGTCGGCCTGCGCCTTTTGCACATTGGCCTTGGCCAGTTGGCTGGTGGCGCGGGATTGGTCGCGCTCGCGCAGCGACACCGAGCCGCGCGCGGCCAGGTCCTCGACCCGCTGCAGATCGGCGCCCGCACGGCGGGCTTCGGCATCCACCGCCGACAGGCTGGCCTGGCGTGCGCCCAGGTTGGCGCGGTTCTGCGCCTGGGTCTGGTCTGAGTTGGCCAGCTGCGCGCGGGCATTGTCCAGCTGCGCCTGGGCCTGGGCCACTTTCTCTTCATAGATGCGGTCATCAATGCGCAGCAGCACATCGCCGCGTTTGACATGCGCATAGTCCTGCACATTCACCTCCGTCACATAGCCGCTGACCTGGGGCGCCAACACAGTGATCTGGCCACGCACATAGGCGTTGTCGGTGCGCATCATGTCGGATGCAAAGGGCGGCAGCTTCCAGGCCCAGAGCACCAGCAGCACGCCGGCCAGCGCGACGACCGCCATCGTCAGTACCGCGCGGCGGCTGGGCCGGATCAGCTTGGCGGTGGGCGATGCGGCAGGCGCGGGCGCGGGCAATGGGGCCGCAGGCGCAGGTGTGGCTTGGGGCGCTGCAGGCGCCGTTGTGGGAGCGGCTGCAGCGTTGGGAGAGGTGTTTTCAGTATCAGACATTGTTGTTGCTTTATAGATAGGGGTCGAAAAGGGGCTGGGGTTAGATGGGCGCCGGCAGCTCACCCCGGCGCCGCGCCAGCCAGGCCAGCATGCGCTGGCGCAGCACGCGGTAGAACGCCCAGGCCAGGAAGGCCAGCGCCATCGCGCCAATCACGCGGAACACATCGTTGAAGGCGCGCACTGCCGCTTCACGCCGGATCACCTGCACCAGCTGGGCCTGGCTTTGGGCGCCGCGCTGCACCGGGTCGGTGATGGTGCGGCCCAGTGCTTGCGACTGCTGGGCCAGGCGCTGGGCGACCAGCGGGTTGGTCACCGGCATATCGGCCGCAATCGCCTGCGTGTAGAGCTGGGCGCGCTGCTGCTGGATGCTTCCCAGCAGCGCGGGGCCCAGCAAACCGCCCAGGCTTTGGGTCACCGAGAACAGCACCACAAAGGTGACCATGTGGTCCAACCCCTTGCCCAGCGCCCGCTGGATGCCGATCATCATCACTGGCCCCATGAACAGCGCCGCCGAGAACGCGATCAGGAACTGGCTGAAGAAAAAGTCATGCGGACGGCTCAGGCTGGTGGAGTGCAGATCCAGCCAGCCACCCGCGCCGATCAGCAGGATCGAGGTCAGGATCTGCGGCAGGATGGCCTGGGGGCTGAAGGTGGCCGCCCCAACAATCACGCCTAGCAGCATGCCAACAAAGATCACGCCATACAGCGCCTGCAGCTGCTCGGGCACCACGCCCATCGCGCGCAGCAGGCCCACCACGCCATAGTTCTGCTCCGAGATCATGAAACGCATCATGATGGCGCCCGCCATAAAGGTCAGCGTCGTGGGATGCATCAGCCAGCGCAGCTGGATCAGCGGCGTGCGGCGGCTGTACTCCAGCAGGGCCGCCAGCGCAAACAACACCAGCGAGGCGATCAGCGCATAGGCCAGCCAGGGGGTGCTAAACCACCAGGCATTTACGCCCTGGGCCAGCACCGCGCACAGCAGGCCGACGGCAGGCGCGACCAGCAAGAAGGTCACAAAATCCAGCGGTTCAAACACATGGATCTGCAGGCCTCTTGGCAGTTTGAGCACCACCACGGCCGCAAAGGCCATCAGCGCCAACCCGGCCTCAAACGCATACAGATGGGGCCAGGGGTTGACGTTGACCAGCGAGGGCGACAGCACCCAGGCCAGAGGCACGGCGATCGAGGACATGTTCATGCCCAGGATGAAGGCCGATGGCACCTTGGAAGCTGGGAAGCCCTGCATCACATACATCACGGCCAGCGAGGTGGTGGTGGCGCCAGCAAAGCCAGCGACGGCGCGCACGATGATCGACATCGTGTAGCCCTCGACAAACACGTGCAGCAGCGCCAGCAGCGCGTAAATGCCCAGGCCCCATTCGGCAAACACCCGCAGGCCCAGTTGCTGCCGGCTTTTGAAGACCAGCAGGTTGGCCGTCACATTGACCATCACATAGGCGGCCGGCAGCCAGGCGGCCTCCACCGGGGTGAGGCCCAGCTGGCCCTGGATGGAGGTCAGATTGGCCGTGACCAGGCCATTGCCCAAGCCACCGACCAGGCCCACAAACAGGCCCACCATGATGTAGGCGATACGCCGGGGCAGCGTGTGCTGCAGCCGCGCGGGTGAGCCTGGCAGCACGGGACGCTCATGCGTCTCCCAGTCAGGCGGTTGTTCTACATAGCGAAAGGCGGGCGCGTTCATACCGTCTCCCTGGCATCCGTGCGCAGGCCTTCGGTGATCAGCTGCCAGGCGCGGTCGCTCAGTTGCAGGCGCTCGGCCGGCGTGCGGCCACGCCGCGCTGCGCTGAACATGCCAACGATCAGCAGCAAATCAGCGCCCTCCAAATCCTCCCGGCAGCGGCCAGCCGCCTTGGCCTGCAGCAACAAGGGCGTCACCAGTGCCAAGAGGCGCGCACGCAGATCGACGACCAAGGGGTCATCGAGCGGCAGCGAACGCCAGTAATCGGTCAACGGCACGGTCAGCACCGAGTCATGGGCCCAGAGGCGCAGAAACTCGAACAGCGCATCGGCATCGCCCGTCTCGCTCAAGGCATGGGCCTTGGCGGCCAGCCGCTCCAAAATGTGGATCAACAAGGCCCGCAGCAGCGCCGGCCTGTCCGCAAAATTGCGGTACAGCGTCGTGCGGCTCACCCCCGCCCGCTCCGCCACCACATCCAAAGCCACCGTCACCCCCTGCTCGGTAAACACATGCAGGGCCGCATCGAGCAACTGGCTGCGGTGGGCCAGCGCATCACTGCGGGGTTGGCGTTCTTTGGGGGTCATGGTAAGGAGGCAAAAGCATTAAACGTACAAAACTGTACGCTAATTGCGCGCGGCCTGCACAGACCCTGCGGACATCAGGGTAAACCCGTGGGTTAATGGCTGCCTATTTTTTGAGCAATTTATTGGTGACTTTCGACAGAACAGCCTGCTAGATGAGCCCCCAGAGATCACGCGGCTCACTTGAAGAAGAGCAGTGAGGCATGACACATTCTTCTTGAATTATTTATAGATGAATAAAATATGCGTAAATGACAACATCTATGTTGCTTAACACCTTTAGCAAGCAGAGGTTGGTCGGATTTGAGCAACGTAGAGTCGAAATAATTCATAGATTTGCTTTTCTCGCGCAAAAGACTAATATCTATGAATGCCTCGCCAAAACACACCGCCCTCCGACTACCCGCAAGCTGTTCTGCAGCAGATCGAAAAGCTGGCGCAGAACATTGCGATCGCCCGTAAGCGGCGGGGAGAGTCGCAGGCGCAATGGGCCAAACGACTGGGCATTTCGCAGCCCACGATGGCGCGGATCGAACGGGGTGATCCGTCGGTCGCAATGGCCTCCTATGTGATGTGCATGTGGCTGATCAATCCAAAGGGCGATTTGGCCGAGTTGATTGCGCCGCAGAACGACCATGCGGCGCTGGAGCGGGAGGTCGCCAAGGCAAAAGCTCAACGCAAACCCAAAGCGCCCCAGCCAAACCGTCTGGTGCCGCCAACGGCCAACGCGGATAGTGCCGTGTACCCCAGCCAGGAATCCGACCTTGCCTCCATCATTCCTGGCTTGTTGAACGAGGCACGCCAGGAATGGACAAGTGCAGCCCCAGGGCTTGCCGCTCTCATGGCCAAGAAGCCTCCCCAAAAGCCATGACCGCCGCCGCCTTCCCCTCCGTCTCTGCACGCACCTATGTGCCGCAAGACCAGCTCTATGTCTGGGCCATGGTCAACCCGGCGGCGCCCACCTTGGCGGGCACGGTCAGCCTTTCGCAGCTGGTGGCGGATTGCGCCACGTTCAGCTATGCGCCAGATTGGTGGAACTTTGCACTCAGCCAGGACCTGCCCTTGGTGCAAGGCCAGCTCTTCAGCAACGACGAAAAGCACACGGCACCCGGCGCCATTGACGATGCCCGGCCTGACCGATGGGGCGAGCGCATCATCCGCCACATCGACCGGCCGGCACGCCTGTCGATTCTGGAGATGCTGCTCTTTGCCGGGGACGACCGCTTTGGCGCGCTGGGCATCTCCACCTCGGCCGAGCATTACCTGCCGCGCTACATCGGGCCCTATCCACAGCTGAAGGACTTGGCGCAACTCGCTGCCGCCGTCGAGGATGTTCAGACCCAGGCCCCGATCACCCCCGAGATACAGCGCCTGGTCCAGCCCGGCGTCACCTTGGGCGGCGCCCGGCCCAAGGCCTTGCTGCAAACCGACAACGGCCCTTGCGTCATCAAGTTCAGCGAGCTGGATGATGCTGTGGATACGCCGC contains the following coding sequences:
- a CDS encoding HlyD family secretion protein produces the protein MSDTENTSPNAAAAPTTAPAAPQATPAPAAPLPAPAPAASPTAKLIRPSRRAVLTMAVVALAGVLLVLWAWKLPPFASDMMRTDNAYVRGQITVLAPQVSGYVTEVNVQDYAHVKRGDVLLRIDDRIYEEKVAQAQAQLDNARAQLANSDQTQAQNRANLGARQASLSAVDAEARRAGADLQRVEDLAARGSVSLRERDQSRATSQLAKANVQKAQADIRIGEQSIKSTQVARASLEAQVKGAEAQLGLAKIDLDNTVVRAPRDGQISEASVRQGQYVASGTQLLFLVPDQLWVVANFKETQIAHMQLGQAASFSVDALEGAELSGHIEQMAPATGSEFSVIKADNASGNFIKIVQRLPIRIAIDPNQPLAARLRPGMSVEVHVDTRAAKAAAQGEQP
- a CDS encoding MFS transporter; the encoded protein is MNAPAFRYVEQPPDWETHERPVLPGSPARLQHTLPRRIAYIMVGLFVGLVGGLGNGLVTANLTSIQGQLGLTPVEAAWLPAAYVMVNVTANLLVFKSRQQLGLRVFAEWGLGIYALLALLHVFVEGYTMSIIVRAVAGFAGATTTSLAVMYVMQGFPASKVPSAFILGMNMSSIAVPLAWVLSPSLVNVNPWPHLYAFEAGLALMAFAAVVVLKLPRGLQIHVFEPLDFVTFLLVAPAVGLLCAVLAQGVNAWWFSTPWLAYALIASLVLFALAALLEYSRRTPLIQLRWLMHPTTLTFMAGAIMMRFMISEQNYGVVGLLRAMGVVPEQLQALYGVIFVGMLLGVIVGAATFSPQAILPQILTSILLIGAGGWLDLHSTSLSRPHDFFFSQFLIAFSAALFMGPVMMIGIQRALGKGLDHMVTFVVLFSVTQSLGGLLGPALLGSIQQQRAQLYTQAIAADMPVTNPLVAQRLAQQSQALGRTITDPVQRGAQSQAQLVQVIRREAAVRAFNDVFRVIGAMALAFLAWAFYRVLRQRMLAWLARRRGELPAPI
- a CDS encoding TetR/AcrR family transcriptional regulator, with the protein product MTPKERQPRSDALAHRSQLLDAALHVFTEQGVTVALDVVAERAGVSRTTLYRNFADRPALLRALLIHILERLAAKAHALSETGDADALFEFLRLWAHDSVLTVPLTDYWRSLPLDDPLVVDLRARLLALVTPLLLQAKAAGRCREDLEGADLLLIVGMFSAARRGRTPAERLQLSDRAWQLITEGLRTDARETV
- a CDS encoding helix-turn-helix transcriptional regulator codes for the protein MPRQNTPPSDYPQAVLQQIEKLAQNIAIARKRRGESQAQWAKRLGISQPTMARIERGDPSVAMASYVMCMWLINPKGDLAELIAPQNDHAALEREVAKAKAQRKPKAPQPNRLVPPTANADSAVYPSQESDLASIIPGLLNEARQEWTSAAPGLAALMAKKPPQKP